Proteins from a genomic interval of Pseudomonas anuradhapurensis:
- a CDS encoding universal stress protein, with protein MQYEHLLVAVDLTEECDPVIKRAMALATPSNAKVSLVHIVEPMAMAFGGDVPMDLSQLQQQQFDQAKERMERLFNKYPDIHRGDSHLTYGQPRQEIHQLAKDQKCDLIVVGSHGRHGLALLLGSTANDVLHGAPCDVLAVRLQKKE; from the coding sequence ATGCAATACGAACATCTTCTGGTCGCCGTCGACCTGACCGAAGAATGCGACCCGGTGATCAAACGCGCCATGGCGCTGGCGACACCGTCAAATGCCAAGGTTTCACTGGTACATATCGTCGAGCCGATGGCCATGGCGTTCGGCGGTGACGTACCCATGGACCTGTCGCAACTGCAACAGCAGCAGTTCGACCAGGCCAAGGAGCGCATGGAACGCCTGTTCAACAAGTACCCGGACATCCACCGCGGCGACTCGCACCTGACCTATGGCCAGCCGCGCCAGGAAATCCACCAGCTGGCCAAGGACCAGAAGTGCGACCTGATCGTGGTCGGCAGCCACGGCCGCCATGGCCTGGCGTTGCTGCTGGGTTCCACGGCCAATGATGTGCTGCATGGCGCGCCGTGCGATGTGCTGGCGGTAAGGCTGCAGAAAAAAGAATGA
- a CDS encoding sensor histidine kinase, whose protein sequence is MLPRLKTSLRCRSRAALLRWATVGLCVASLVANLVLYLGNQAIPTSLLLLQLAATLGTAVQLGLSARSISLRPAELAERMLKVQEDERQHLGRELHDDIGQLLTAAKLQLQWLQKRMPEELQGHCEALRSTLDDTLGNVRNVSALLNPRQLASLGLEASLRAHLVRTLANSDVHWSLACNQRLGGIDEAVTMAVFRITQEAVTNMLRHAQARNLVIGLQRTPVGLALSIRDDGHGFVPARNPAEAGQRGLAGMLERVTALQGSLAITSQPGQGTHIEAVFPWPPRTQQRARNTDTHDL, encoded by the coding sequence ATGCTCCCACGCTTGAAGACTTCTTTGCGCTGCCGCTCCCGCGCCGCCCTGCTGCGCTGGGCAACGGTCGGGCTGTGCGTGGCCTCGCTGGTCGCCAACCTGGTGCTGTACCTGGGCAACCAGGCGATCCCGACCAGCCTGCTGCTGCTACAGCTGGCCGCCACCCTGGGCACTGCCGTGCAACTGGGCCTGAGCGCAAGGTCGATCAGCCTGCGCCCGGCGGAACTGGCCGAGCGCATGCTCAAGGTCCAGGAAGACGAACGCCAGCACCTGGGCCGTGAACTGCACGACGACATCGGCCAGTTGCTCACCGCCGCCAAGCTGCAGTTGCAATGGCTGCAAAAACGCATGCCTGAGGAGCTGCAGGGCCACTGCGAGGCGCTGCGCAGTACGCTGGATGACACCTTGGGCAACGTGCGCAACGTGTCCGCCCTGCTCAACCCGCGGCAGCTGGCCAGCCTTGGCCTGGAAGCCAGCCTGCGTGCGCACCTGGTGCGCACCCTGGCCAACAGCGACGTGCACTGGAGCCTGGCTTGCAACCAGCGCCTGGGCGGCATTGACGAGGCGGTGACCATGGCAGTGTTTCGTATTACCCAGGAAGCCGTGACCAACATGCTGCGCCATGCCCAGGCACGCAACCTGGTCATCGGCCTGCAACGCACCCCCGTAGGGCTGGCGCTGTCGATCCGTGATGACGGCCATGGCTTTGTGCCGGCGAGAAACCCGGCCGAGGCAGGCCAACGCGGCCTGGCCGGCATGCTGGAGCGGGTCACCGCGCTGCAGGGCAGCCTCGCCATCACCAGCCAGCCCGGCCAGGGCACGCACATCGAGGCGGTGTTCCCATGGCCACCGCGTACTCAGCAACGCGCCAGGAATACCGACACCCATGACCTGTAG
- a CDS encoding chemotaxis protein CheV yields the protein MAGILDTVDQRTQLVGENRLEILMFRLAGRQLFAINVFKVQEVLQLPKLTLMPQRHAFVCGVVNLRGQTLPVIDLSQAIGMRPLQPGPDSTIIVTEYNRSVQAFLVGGVDRIVNMNWEAIMPPPTSAGRQHYLTAITKVDDKLVEVIDVEKVLAEIVPYNARVSGDKLADPVLARARGREVLLVDDSSVALAQLRDTLSQLGVKLHVASDGLKALRLLKGWADAGEDVCKKLLMVFTDAEMPEMDGYRLTTEIRGDARLRQLYVVLHTSLSGSFNESMVKKVGCDNFLSKFQPDRLVDVVKQRLLLDAATA from the coding sequence ATGGCTGGCATTCTCGACACGGTAGACCAACGTACGCAACTGGTGGGTGAGAACCGCCTGGAAATCCTGATGTTTCGCCTGGCTGGTCGCCAGCTGTTCGCGATCAACGTGTTCAAGGTCCAGGAAGTGCTCCAGCTGCCCAAGCTGACCCTGATGCCCCAGCGCCACGCCTTCGTCTGCGGGGTGGTCAACTTGCGTGGCCAGACCCTGCCAGTGATCGACCTGTCCCAGGCGATCGGCATGCGCCCGCTGCAGCCGGGGCCTGACAGCACCATCATCGTGACTGAGTACAACCGTTCGGTGCAGGCCTTCCTGGTGGGCGGTGTCGACCGCATCGTCAACATGAACTGGGAGGCGATCATGCCGCCGCCGACCAGCGCCGGGCGCCAGCATTACCTGACCGCCATCACCAAGGTGGATGACAAGCTGGTCGAAGTGATCGACGTGGAGAAGGTGCTGGCCGAGATCGTGCCGTACAACGCCCGGGTTTCCGGCGACAAGCTCGCTGACCCGGTGCTGGCGCGGGCGCGTGGCCGCGAAGTGCTGCTGGTGGACGACTCCAGCGTGGCCCTGGCGCAGTTGCGCGACACCCTGTCCCAGCTGGGGGTGAAGCTGCACGTGGCCAGTGACGGGCTGAAGGCGTTGCGCCTGCTCAAGGGCTGGGCCGATGCCGGCGAGGATGTCTGCAAGAAGTTGCTGATGGTGTTTACCGACGCCGAGATGCCGGAAATGGACGGCTACCGGCTGACCACCGAGATTCGTGGCGATGCCCGTTTGCGCCAGCTTTACGTGGTGCTGCATACCTCGCTGTCGGGCAGCTTCAACGAGTCGATGGTGAAAAAAGTCGGCTGCGACAACTTCCTGTCCAAGTTCCAGCCTGATCGCCTTGTCGATGTGGTCAAGCAACGCCTGTTGCTGGATGCCGCTACTGCGTGA
- a CDS encoding MOSC domain-containing protein: MFLSELYRYPVKSGQAQRLRASAVGLLGLQGDRRWMVVEEENGRFLTQRAWPRLGQLRASEDDCGQLLLQAPGQAALRVSVPAADDALRGVTIWRDTLRVPDAGDAAAAWLSELLGKPVRLVHCPEQRARYLPNGYGLNSDRAAFPDGFPLLLIGQGSLDELNRRIGRPMEMLRFRPNLVVQGAAPFAEDGWKRIRIGSLEFRVLKPSVRCIFTTIDPATGERSADREPMATLRTFREKEGDVLFGQNLAVDGGGQLEVGMEVEILQ; this comes from the coding sequence ATGTTTCTCAGTGAGCTGTATCGGTACCCGGTGAAGTCGGGGCAGGCGCAACGCCTGCGGGCTTCAGCGGTGGGGTTGTTGGGGTTGCAGGGTGATCGGCGCTGGATGGTGGTGGAGGAGGAGAACGGACGCTTCCTCACCCAACGTGCCTGGCCGCGGCTTGGCCAGCTCCGCGCCAGCGAAGACGACTGCGGCCAGTTGCTGCTGCAGGCGCCGGGGCAGGCTGCGTTGCGGGTGTCGGTGCCGGCGGCCGATGACGCACTGCGGGGCGTGACCATCTGGCGCGATACCTTGCGCGTGCCGGATGCCGGTGATGCGGCGGCGGCCTGGCTCAGCGAGCTGCTGGGCAAGCCCGTACGCCTGGTGCATTGCCCCGAACAGCGCGCGCGCTACCTGCCCAATGGCTATGGCTTGAACAGTGACCGGGCGGCGTTTCCGGACGGTTTTCCGTTGTTGCTGATCGGCCAGGGCTCGCTGGACGAACTCAACCGGCGGATCGGCCGGCCGATGGAAATGCTGCGCTTTCGCCCCAACCTGGTGGTGCAAGGCGCGGCGCCCTTTGCCGAGGATGGCTGGAAGCGGATTCGCATCGGCAGCCTGGAGTTCCGCGTGCTCAAGCCCAGTGTGCGCTGCATCTTCACCACCATCGACCCGGCGACTGGCGAGCGCAGTGCCGACCGCGAGCCGATGGCCACGCTCAGGACCTTCCGCGAAAAGGAAGGGGATGTGTTGTTCGGGCAGAATCTGGCGGTGGATGGTGGTGGGCAGCTTGAAGTAGGGATGGAAGTCGAAATCCTGCAATGA
- the yegS gene encoding lipid kinase YegS gives MQGRKAMLILHGKQAMNEEVRSAVRGLRDSGWVLDVRVTWEAGDAQRLVTEALAAGYSHIVAGGGDGTLRDVAEAMGLAGTEASLALLPLGTANDFAKAAGIPLETATALALLNVPAQPIDLGQAGEQLFLNMATGGFGSQVTANTSEDLKKVLGAAAYLFTGLSRFSELQAASVALQGPGFHWQGDLLALGIGNGRQAGGGQVLCPEAVVNDGLLDIAILPAPQEVVGTLRDLLAGDGLFVRARLPWVEIKCSQGLDINLDGEPLQADKLRFQARAAALRLHLPAGSPLLSRPG, from the coding sequence ATGCAAGGGCGCAAGGCAATGCTGATCCTGCACGGCAAGCAGGCGATGAACGAAGAGGTGCGCAGCGCCGTGCGCGGCCTGCGCGACAGCGGCTGGGTGCTGGATGTGCGGGTTACCTGGGAGGCCGGTGACGCCCAGCGCCTGGTTACCGAAGCGCTGGCCGCCGGCTACAGCCATATCGTTGCAGGGGGTGGGGACGGCACGCTGCGCGATGTCGCCGAGGCCATGGGGCTGGCGGGTACCGAGGCCAGCCTGGCGTTGCTGCCGCTGGGCACGGCCAACGACTTTGCCAAGGCCGCCGGCATCCCCCTGGAGACCGCCACGGCGCTGGCCTTGCTCAACGTTCCTGCGCAGCCGATAGACCTGGGGCAGGCCGGCGAGCAGTTGTTCCTCAACATGGCCACAGGCGGTTTTGGCAGCCAGGTCACGGCCAACACCTCCGAAGACCTGAAGAAAGTCCTGGGCGCTGCCGCCTACCTGTTCACCGGGCTATCGCGCTTCAGCGAACTGCAGGCCGCTTCGGTGGCGTTGCAGGGGCCAGGTTTTCACTGGCAAGGGGACTTGCTGGCGCTGGGTATCGGCAATGGCCGCCAGGCCGGGGGCGGGCAGGTGCTGTGCCCCGAGGCGGTGGTCAACGACGGCTTGCTCGACATCGCCATCCTGCCGGCTCCGCAGGAAGTGGTCGGGACCTTGCGTGACCTGTTGGCCGGAGACGGCCTGTTCGTCCGGGCCAGGTTGCCCTGGGTCGAGATCAAGTGCTCGCAGGGGCTGGACATCAACCTCGATGGCGAGCCGTTGCAGGCCGACAAGCTGCGCTTCCAGGCCAGGGCCGCAGCACTGCGCCTGCACCTGCCAGCCGGGTCGCCGTTGCTCAGTCGTCCAGGCTGA
- a CDS encoding transglycosylase SLT domain-containing protein, which produces MRSRLLHIASCLLLTAATGAAQAADLTLQRQYYDEAKRALAKGDKGPYLRYAQALSDYPLTPYLAYDELTARLKSASNQEIEDFLAKHGDLPQANWMKLRWLRWLAERGDWDTFVKYYDPKLNFTELDCLNGQYQLSHGLRAEGYATADKLWNVGKSQPATCDTLFAMWAAEGQLTEAKRWQRTKLAAQARNYSLANNLVQTLTTLGPQGRLLVDVAQKPELLNQPSRFTPANEAMSDVVSLGLRRLARQDPERAMALLDDYAQRMHFSRDEKVAIAREIGLTLARRYDPRALDLMTRYDPELRDNTVSEWRLRLLLRLGRWEDAYELTKRLPQDLASSSRWKYWQARSLELAQPNNPQVPLLYKNVARERDFYGFLAADRAQTPYQLNNKPLVLSPQLVNKVRNTPGIRRALEFHARGQIVEGRREWYHVSRHFNRDEMVAQARLGYDLRWYFPAIRTISQAQYWDDLDIRFPMAHRDTLVREAKVRGLHSSWVFAITRQESAFMEDARSPVGASGLMQLMPSTAKETARKFSIPLASPAQVLNPDKNIQLGAAYLSQVHSQFNGNRVLASAAYNAGPGRVRQWLKGAKHLSFDVWVESIPFDETRQYVQNVLSYSVIYGQKLNSPQPLVDWHERYFDDM; this is translated from the coding sequence ATGCGCAGCCGCCTGTTACACATTGCATCCTGCCTGCTGCTCACCGCCGCCACCGGCGCGGCGCAGGCCGCCGACCTTACCCTGCAACGCCAATACTATGACGAGGCCAAGCGCGCGCTGGCCAAGGGCGACAAGGGCCCGTACCTGCGCTATGCCCAGGCCCTCAGCGACTACCCGCTGACGCCCTACCTGGCCTATGACGAACTCACCGCGCGCCTGAAAAGCGCCAGCAACCAGGAAATCGAAGACTTCCTCGCCAAGCATGGCGACCTGCCCCAGGCCAACTGGATGAAGCTGCGCTGGCTGCGCTGGCTGGCCGAACGCGGCGACTGGGATACCTTCGTCAAGTACTACGACCCCAAGCTCAACTTCACCGAACTGGACTGCCTCAACGGCCAGTACCAGCTCAGCCATGGCCTGCGTGCCGAGGGCTACGCCACCGCCGACAAGCTATGGAACGTCGGCAAGTCGCAGCCGGCCACCTGCGACACGCTGTTCGCCATGTGGGCAGCCGAAGGCCAGCTGACCGAGGCCAAGCGCTGGCAACGCACCAAGCTGGCGGCCCAGGCGCGCAACTACAGCCTGGCCAACAATCTGGTCCAGACCCTGACCACCCTCGGCCCGCAAGGGCGCCTGCTGGTCGACGTGGCGCAAAAGCCCGAACTGCTCAATCAGCCGTCGCGCTTCACCCCGGCCAACGAAGCCATGTCCGACGTGGTCAGCCTCGGCCTGCGTCGCCTGGCCCGGCAGGACCCGGAACGGGCCATGGCGCTGCTCGACGACTACGCCCAGCGCATGCATTTTTCCCGCGACGAGAAGGTGGCGATCGCCCGTGAGATCGGCCTTACCCTGGCCCGTCGCTACGACCCGCGCGCACTCGACCTGATGACCCGCTACGACCCGGAGCTGCGCGATAACACCGTCAGCGAGTGGCGCCTGCGCCTGCTGCTGCGCCTGGGCCGCTGGGAGGACGCCTACGAGCTGACCAAGCGCTTGCCGCAGGACCTGGCCAGCAGCAGCCGCTGGAAGTACTGGCAAGCCCGCAGCCTGGAGCTGGCGCAGCCGAACAACCCGCAAGTGCCGTTGCTGTACAAGAACGTGGCGCGCGAGCGTGACTTCTACGGCTTCCTCGCCGCCGACCGGGCACAGACCCCCTACCAGCTGAACAACAAGCCGCTGGTACTCAGCCCGCAGCTGGTCAACAAGGTGCGCAACACTCCGGGCATCCGCCGCGCGCTGGAGTTCCATGCCCGCGGCCAGATCGTCGAAGGCCGCCGCGAGTGGTACCACGTCAGCCGCCACTTCAACCGTGACGAAATGGTCGCCCAGGCGCGCCTGGGCTACGACCTGCGCTGGTACTTCCCGGCCATTCGTACCATCAGCCAGGCACAGTACTGGGACGACCTGGACATCCGCTTCCCGATGGCCCACCGCGACACCCTGGTGCGTGAAGCCAAGGTCCGCGGCCTGCACTCGAGCTGGGTATTCGCCATTACCCGCCAGGAGAGTGCCTTCATGGAGGATGCACGCTCCCCGGTGGGCGCCAGCGGCCTGATGCAGCTGATGCCCTCCACCGCCAAGGAAACCGCGCGCAAGTTCAGCATTCCCCTGGCATCGCCGGCACAGGTGCTCAACCCGGACAAGAACATCCAGCTCGGCGCCGCCTATCTGAGCCAGGTGCACAGCCAGTTCAACGGCAACCGGGTACTCGCGTCGGCGGCCTACAACGCCGGGCCAGGGCGGGTGCGGCAGTGGCTCAAAGGTGCCAAGCACCTGAGCTTCGATGTGTGGGTGGAATCCATCCCGTTCGACGAGACCCGCCAGTACGTGCAGAACGTGCTGTCGTATTCGGTGATCTACGGGCAGAAGCTCAACTCGCCGCAGCCGTTGGTGGATTGGCATGAGCGGTACTTTGACGACATGTGA
- a CDS encoding response regulator, with protein sequence MTCRLLLVDDHSLIRAGVRALVCDIPGYDVIGEADDGSQLLERVRMLAPDIVLLDISMRSTSGLDALTQLRASGNNCKVLILSMHTDPDLIMRALESGAHGYLLKDTSATELEQALAAVRNGERYLSPAIAHTVINQALQHTRQGKQATGERHSLTARQLEILRLIVRGKSTREIASGLGLSIKTVETHRSQIMKRLQIHDVAGLVLFAVREKIISLDD encoded by the coding sequence ATGACCTGTAGACTGCTGTTGGTAGACGACCATTCGCTGATCCGCGCCGGGGTGCGTGCCCTGGTCTGCGACATCCCCGGTTATGACGTTATCGGCGAAGCCGACGATGGCAGCCAATTGCTGGAACGGGTGCGCATGCTGGCGCCGGATATCGTCTTGCTGGACATCTCCATGCGCTCGACCAGCGGCCTGGATGCGCTTACCCAGCTACGCGCCAGCGGCAACAACTGCAAGGTACTGATCCTGTCGATGCACACCGACCCGGACCTGATCATGCGTGCCCTGGAAAGCGGCGCCCACGGCTACCTGCTCAAGGACACCAGCGCCACCGAGCTGGAGCAGGCCCTGGCCGCGGTGCGCAACGGCGAACGCTACCTCAGCCCGGCCATCGCCCACACGGTCATCAACCAGGCGCTGCAGCACACCAGGCAGGGCAAGCAAGCCACGGGCGAGCGCCACAGCCTCACCGCGCGGCAACTGGAGATCCTGCGCCTGATCGTGCGTGGCAAATCGACCCGGGAGATCGCCAGCGGCCTGGGCCTGTCGATCAAGACGGTGGAAACCCACCGTTCGCAAATCATGAAACGCCTGCAGATCCATGACGTGGCTGGCCTGGTGCTGTTCGCCGTGCGCGAGAAAATCATCAGCCTGGACGACTGA
- a CDS encoding glycosyltransferase family 4 protein, translating to MRILWTLPYLPWPTTSGSKTRQYHLLRALAQRGHRITLLVQSKIPLDEAAREVLEPLLERLIVLPRRPLHSPLNLLASPILDYPMRAIINGLAPRLRHRFEQLLDEPWDVIQIEHSYSFQPFEKALQTRRLPYMLSEHTLESLTGGANHDRLPLWLRPFNAFDRWRYRRWEQRVLRQPTELVAVSSHDAELIAQASGRPVNVVVNGVDCDFYQFVEPALHSQRLLFVGNFECGANLEAIEWALEDILPQVWMSNPAVRLAIAGHAMPASWKLHWNDPRIEWLGYCPDLRELQRRSALFFAPLRYAGGSKVKILEAMAAGLPVITTGKGVSGLAANNGEHYLGSDDGDQLALLITQLLNQPWRMSQLGAAGRQFARQRHDWRVAAQQLENVHMRLAQAAAAEAAPLPSAWLGRSAK from the coding sequence ATGCGCATTCTCTGGACGCTGCCTTACCTGCCCTGGCCGACCACCAGCGGCAGCAAGACCCGGCAATACCATCTACTGCGCGCACTGGCCCAGCGCGGCCACCGGATCACCCTGCTGGTGCAATCGAAAATTCCTCTCGACGAGGCGGCCCGCGAGGTCCTGGAGCCGTTGCTCGAACGCCTGATCGTACTGCCCCGCCGGCCCTTGCACAGCCCGCTCAACCTGCTGGCCTCGCCCATCCTCGACTACCCCATGCGGGCGATCATCAATGGCCTGGCGCCCCGCCTGCGGCACCGCTTCGAGCAATTGCTGGACGAGCCGTGGGACGTGATCCAGATCGAGCACAGCTACAGTTTCCAGCCCTTCGAAAAGGCCCTGCAGACCCGCAGGCTGCCGTATATGCTCAGCGAACACACCCTGGAGTCGCTGACAGGCGGTGCCAACCACGACCGCCTGCCGCTGTGGCTGCGCCCGTTCAATGCCTTCGACCGGTGGCGCTACCGGCGCTGGGAACAGCGGGTACTGCGCCAGCCCACCGAACTGGTGGCGGTCAGCAGCCACGACGCCGAGTTGATCGCGCAGGCCAGCGGGCGCCCGGTGAACGTGGTGGTCAATGGCGTGGACTGCGATTTCTACCAGTTCGTGGAACCGGCGCTGCACAGCCAGCGCCTGCTGTTCGTTGGCAACTTCGAGTGCGGCGCCAACCTGGAGGCAATCGAATGGGCGCTGGAAGACATCCTGCCACAAGTGTGGATGAGCAATCCGGCGGTGCGCCTGGCCATCGCCGGGCATGCCATGCCGGCCAGCTGGAAGCTGCACTGGAACGACCCGCGCATCGAATGGCTGGGCTATTGCCCGGACCTGCGTGAGCTGCAGCGGCGCTCGGCACTGTTCTTTGCGCCGCTGCGTTATGCCGGTGGCTCCAAGGTAAAGATACTCGAAGCGATGGCCGCCGGCTTGCCGGTCATCACCACTGGCAAAGGCGTTTCCGGCCTGGCGGCGAACAACGGCGAGCATTACCTGGGCAGTGACGACGGCGACCAGCTGGCCTTGTTGATCACACAGCTGCTCAACCAGCCCTGGCGCATGAGCCAGCTGGGCGCTGCCGGGCGCCAGTTCGCCCGCCAGCGCCATGATTGGCGGGTGGCTGCCCAGCAATTGGAGAATGTACACATGCGCCTGGCCCAGGCGGCAGCGGCCGAGGCCGCGCCGCTGCCCAGCGCCTGGCTGGGCCGGTCAGCCAAGTAG
- a CDS encoding histidine kinase, whose translation MKDSALSFDDALQRFLLDAQVQLTQAQECLQHLELIDNDPDACRCLDNALDSLARQAMHLGLREVAHYTTALQQLLAPACHDGCLQREALPAVEACLTLLAWQLELVDPLTGRLNLDIGEQLVLLGELAKVVQQPLARTCTSCDEQGSVCIHPHDKAADSTQPDRSPSSY comes from the coding sequence ATGAAGGACAGTGCCTTATCGTTCGATGACGCGCTGCAGCGGTTTCTGCTGGACGCTCAGGTACAGCTGACCCAGGCGCAGGAGTGCCTGCAGCATCTGGAACTGATCGACAACGACCCGGATGCCTGCCGCTGCCTGGACAACGCGCTCGATAGCCTCGCCCGCCAGGCCATGCACCTGGGCCTGCGCGAAGTCGCCCATTACACCACTGCCCTGCAACAGTTGCTCGCCCCGGCCTGCCACGACGGCTGCCTGCAGCGCGAAGCATTGCCGGCCGTGGAGGCATGCCTGACCCTGCTCGCCTGGCAGCTGGAGCTGGTCGACCCCCTGACAGGCCGGCTTAACCTGGACATCGGCGAGCAGCTGGTGCTGCTGGGTGAACTGGCCAAGGTCGTGCAGCAGCCCTTGGCCCGAACCTGCACGTCCTGTGACGAACAAGGCAGCGTGTGCATCCACCCGCATGACAAAGCGGCAGACAGCACACAACCCGACCGCTCGCCGTCCTCGTATTGA
- a CDS encoding ATP-binding cassette domain-containing protein, protein MTLLKFSDVSLAFGAMPLLDHVSWQIARGERVCIIGRNGTGKSSMLRLVKGEQKGDDGEIWRAPGLKIGELPQELPVADERTVFDVVAAGLDGVGELLAQFHHLSLNIQGDEDLEKLMHVQHELEARDGWRLQQVVESTLSRLQLPADKTLAELSGGWRRRVLLAQALVSEPDLLLLDEPTNHLDIGAIAWLEEALRGFNGAVLFITHDRSFLQNLATRILELDRGGLIDWNGDYASFLVHKEAALAAEETANALFDKRLAQEEVWIRQGIKARRTRNEGRVRALKALRVERSERRERQGKANIQIEAAEKSGKQVMVLENVSFHHPDGPMLVKDFSMVLQREDRIGLLGANGTGKTTLLKLMLGDLQPTSGKVERGTKLEVAYFDQMRHQLDLEKTVIDNLAEGRDFIEIDGQNRHVLSYLGDFLFSPQRARTPVKALSGGERARLLLAKLFSKPANLLVLDEPTNDLDVETLELLEEVLSNYKGTVLMVSHDRAFLDNVVTSTLVFEGEGKVREYVGGYEDWIRQGGSPKLLGVTESKGGKSELNSAVVEKVEAKPAPAPVVAAADASKKKLSYKLQRELEMLPGQIDELEQRMAEAQEEVNAAGFYQRPIAETSAVLAKIEKLQAELDVLVERWAELEG, encoded by the coding sequence ATGACCCTGCTCAAATTCAGCGATGTGTCCCTTGCATTCGGCGCCATGCCGCTGCTGGACCACGTGTCCTGGCAGATCGCTCGTGGCGAGCGGGTGTGCATCATCGGCCGCAACGGCACCGGCAAGTCGAGCATGCTGCGCCTGGTCAAGGGCGAGCAGAAGGGTGACGACGGCGAGATCTGGCGTGCCCCGGGGCTGAAGATCGGTGAGCTGCCACAGGAGCTGCCGGTGGCCGACGAGCGCACGGTGTTCGACGTGGTGGCCGCCGGCCTGGATGGCGTCGGCGAGTTGCTGGCGCAGTTCCATCACCTGAGCCTGAATATCCAGGGCGATGAAGACCTGGAAAAACTCATGCACGTGCAACACGAGCTGGAAGCCCGTGACGGCTGGCGCCTGCAGCAGGTGGTGGAAAGCACCCTCAGCCGCCTGCAACTGCCGGCCGACAAGACCCTGGCCGAGCTGTCCGGTGGCTGGCGCCGCCGTGTGCTCCTGGCCCAGGCACTGGTGTCGGAGCCGGACCTGCTGCTGCTCGATGAGCCGACCAACCACCTGGACATCGGTGCCATCGCTTGGCTCGAAGAGGCCCTGCGCGGCTTCAACGGCGCGGTGCTGTTCATTACCCACGACCGGTCCTTCCTGCAGAACCTGGCCACCCGCATCCTCGAGCTGGACCGTGGCGGCCTGATCGACTGGAACGGTGACTATGCCAGCTTCCTGGTGCACAAGGAGGCCGCGCTGGCCGCCGAGGAAACCGCCAACGCGCTGTTCGACAAGCGCCTGGCCCAGGAAGAGGTATGGATCCGCCAGGGCATCAAGGCCCGCCGTACGCGCAATGAAGGCCGGGTGCGCGCACTCAAGGCTTTGCGTGTGGAGCGCAGCGAACGCCGCGAGCGCCAGGGCAAGGCCAACATCCAGATCGAGGCGGCGGAAAAGTCTGGCAAGCAGGTGATGGTGCTGGAGAACGTCAGCTTCCATCACCCGGACGGGCCGATGCTGGTGAAGGATTTTTCCATGGTCCTGCAGCGCGAGGACCGCATCGGCCTGCTGGGTGCCAACGGTACCGGCAAGACCACCTTGCTCAAGCTGATGCTCGGCGACCTGCAGCCGACCTCGGGCAAGGTCGAGCGCGGGACCAAGCTGGAAGTGGCCTACTTCGACCAGATGCGCCACCAGCTCGACCTGGAAAAGACGGTGATCGACAACCTGGCCGAAGGCCGCGACTTCATCGAGATCGATGGCCAGAACCGCCACGTGCTGAGCTACCTGGGCGATTTCCTGTTCAGCCCGCAGCGTGCCCGTACGCCGGTCAAGGCGCTGTCCGGTGGCGAACGCGCACGGCTGTTGCTGGCCAAGTTGTTCAGCAAGCCGGCCAACCTGCTGGTGCTGGACGAACCGACCAACGACCTGGACGTGGAAACCCTCGAGCTGCTCGAAGAGGTGCTGTCCAACTACAAGGGTACCGTGCTGATGGTCAGCCACGACCGGGCCTTCCTCGATAACGTCGTCACCAGCACCCTGGTGTTCGAGGGCGAGGGCAAGGTGCGCGAGTACGTGGGGGGTTATGAAGACTGGATCCGCCAGGGTGGTTCGCCGAAGTTGCTGGGCGTGACCGAGAGCAAGGGCGGCAAGTCCGAGCTCAACAGCGCGGTGGTCGAAAAGGTCGAGGCCAAGCCTGCACCGGCGCCGGTTGTTGCGGCGGCCGATGCCTCGAAGAAGAAGCTCAGCTACAAGCTGCAGCGCGAGCTGGAGATGCTGCCTGGGCAGATCGACGAACTGGAGCAGCGCATGGCCGAAGCTCAGGAAGAGGTGAATGCGGCGGGCTTCTATCAGCGGCCGATTGCGGAAACCTCGGCAGTGCTGGCGAAGATCGAGAAGCTACAGGCCGAGCTGGATGTGCTGGTCGAGCGCTGGGCCGAGCTGGAAGGCTGA